One genomic segment of Streptomyces liangshanensis includes these proteins:
- a CDS encoding cytochrome P450 yields MSPPEYGPPDLPGLDFDPFLAHALEQGPPMKILLPQGEELKECWLVTRYDEVRFVTSDPRFSRRITGRPFPTMNRHLIPMGASVSFIDPPDHTRIRSVVTPAFSEARMKALRPRVETLVAELLDGLEAAGPPTDLIEAVVSPLPLTLVGEIFGFPPADRPRIRSWAEGILVRPRDEADAARARALRDEAAGYFRDLIERRRAAPADDLMSDVARAVDEERVTGEEALAMASLTALNGWHPVRNNLANMVFALLRRPHLVEALRAGDLSVPLLVEELLRWIPHKNGIGQPRVAVEDVAVGEVTVRAGDVVYVQYWAANRDPGVFACPAEIDAHRPGPNHLAFGHGPHYCVAPHLARVQAHVLLPALFTRFPGLRLAVPPEEVEFQKDALIRGPVTLPVAW; encoded by the coding sequence ATGAGCCCCCCCGAGTACGGGCCCCCCGACCTGCCAGGACTGGACTTCGACCCGTTCCTCGCCCACGCGCTGGAGCAGGGACCTCCGATGAAGATCCTGCTGCCCCAGGGCGAGGAACTGAAGGAGTGCTGGCTCGTCACCCGGTACGACGAAGTCCGGTTCGTGACGTCCGACCCCCGCTTCAGCCGCCGCATCACCGGCCGGCCCTTCCCCACGATGAACCGCCACCTCATCCCGATGGGCGCCAGCGTCAGCTTCATCGACCCGCCCGACCACACCCGGATCCGCTCCGTCGTCACCCCCGCCTTCTCCGAGGCCCGCATGAAGGCCCTGCGCCCCCGCGTGGAGACGCTGGTGGCCGAGCTGCTGGACGGCCTGGAGGCGGCCGGGCCGCCCACGGACCTCATCGAGGCCGTCGTCTCCCCGCTGCCGCTGACCCTGGTCGGCGAGATCTTCGGCTTCCCGCCCGCGGACCGCCCCCGGATCCGGAGCTGGGCGGAGGGCATTCTCGTACGGCCCCGGGACGAGGCCGACGCGGCGCGGGCCCGGGCCCTGCGCGACGAGGCGGCCGGGTACTTCCGCGACCTGATCGAGCGGCGCCGCGCCGCACCCGCCGACGACCTGATGTCGGACGTCGCCCGCGCCGTCGACGAGGAACGGGTCACCGGCGAGGAGGCGCTCGCCATGGCCTCCCTCACCGCGCTGAACGGCTGGCACCCGGTGCGCAACAACCTCGCCAACATGGTCTTCGCGCTGCTGCGCCGGCCCCACCTGGTCGAGGCCCTGCGCGCCGGCGACCTGTCCGTCCCCCTGCTGGTCGAGGAACTGCTGCGCTGGATCCCTCACAAGAACGGCATCGGCCAGCCCCGCGTGGCGGTCGAGGACGTGGCGGTGGGAGAGGTCACCGTCCGCGCCGGGGACGTCGTCTACGTGCAGTACTGGGCCGCCAACCGCGACCCCGGCGTGTTCGCCTGCCCGGCGGAGATCGACGCCCACCGCCCCGGCCCGAACCACCTCGCCTTCGGCCACGGCCCGCACTACTGCGTGGCCCCCCACCTGGCGCGTGTCCAGGCCCACGTCCTCCTGCCGGCCCTCTTCACCCGCTTCCCCGGGCTGCGCCTCGCGGT
- a CDS encoding HPP family protein produces the protein MAHSPSGTQENEAADDPAPEPEPRWWRVAEPRPSRRTAASAAVTTWVALTVLVAVGTALRQPVLIPPLAASTAIITATPAAPLAQPRHVLGAHMLACLVCFGVLGLGWHGPWAAAVACGVAIGLALVLKMAHPPAMATVITIMLTEPRASHFVPLLAVGASLLVLVQMVSSRVQREVYPTTWW, from the coding sequence ATGGCGCATAGCCCGTCGGGAACCCAGGAGAACGAGGCCGCCGACGATCCGGCGCCGGAGCCCGAGCCCCGCTGGTGGCGGGTCGCCGAGCCACGCCCGTCCCGGCGTACGGCCGCGTCGGCGGCCGTCACCACTTGGGTCGCGCTGACCGTCCTGGTCGCCGTGGGGACGGCCCTGCGCCAGCCGGTGCTGATACCGCCCCTCGCGGCCAGCACGGCGATCATCACCGCGACCCCCGCCGCGCCCCTCGCGCAGCCCCGGCACGTCCTCGGCGCGCACATGCTGGCGTGCCTGGTCTGCTTCGGCGTCCTCGGCCTCGGCTGGCACGGCCCCTGGGCCGCCGCCGTGGCCTGCGGGGTGGCCATCGGCCTGGCGCTCGTGCTCAAGATGGCCCACCCGCCGGCCATGGCGACCGTGATCACGATCATGCTGACCGAACCCCGCGCGAGCCACTTCGTGCCCCTGCTGGCCGTGGGCGCGTCGCTGCTCGTCCTGGTGCAGATGGTGTCCTCCCGGGTGCAGCGCGAGGTGTACCCCACCACCTGGTGGTGA
- a CDS encoding roadblock/LC7 domain-containing protein has translation MRRALRQRAERRQLMTAEAEVLGELRRLRAVLPQLTGALAATTDGLVLAQDAPGVEAESMAALTAAALGVALRLTESTEQGPFREQLVRGERGYVATYAAGSSAVLTLLAEPRTNVGRLHLEARRSSARIGELVDDALDRRSRS, from the coding sequence ATGAGGCGCGCACTGCGCCAACGCGCCGAGAGGAGACAACTGATGACGGCGGAAGCCGAGGTGCTCGGCGAACTGAGACGGCTGCGCGCCGTACTCCCGCAACTCACCGGCGCGCTCGCCGCCACCACCGACGGGCTGGTGCTGGCCCAGGACGCCCCGGGCGTCGAGGCGGAGTCCATGGCGGCGCTCACCGCCGCCGCGCTGGGTGTCGCGCTCCGGCTGACCGAGTCCACCGAACAGGGCCCGTTCCGGGAGCAGTTGGTCCGTGGGGAGCGGGGTTACGTCGCCACGTACGCGGCCGGCTCCTCGGCGGTCCTGACGCTGCTGGCCGAGCCCCGGACCAACGTGGGCCGGCTCCATCTCGAAGCGCGCCGCTCCAGCGCCCGCATCGGCGAACTGGTCGACGACGCGCTCGACCGGCGATCGAGGAGCTGA
- a CDS encoding YciI family protein, which produces MAKYLLLKHYRGAPAPVNDVPMDRWTPEEISAHVQYMNDFAARLETTGEYVDSQALSAEGTFVRYDGEGRPPVTDGPFAETKDVIAGWMIIDVDSYERAVELAGELSAAPGAGGEPIHEWLELRPFLGVHPTVTE; this is translated from the coding sequence ATGGCCAAATACCTGCTGCTCAAGCACTACCGAGGCGCGCCCGCACCGGTCAACGACGTCCCCATGGACCGGTGGACACCGGAGGAGATCTCGGCCCACGTCCAGTACATGAACGACTTCGCGGCGCGGCTGGAGACGACCGGCGAGTACGTCGACAGCCAGGCGCTCTCCGCCGAGGGGACGTTCGTCCGCTACGACGGCGAGGGGCGCCCGCCGGTCACCGACGGGCCCTTCGCGGAGACCAAGGACGTCATCGCCGGGTGGATGATCATCGACGTCGACAGCTACGAGCGCGCCGTGGAGCTGGCCGGCGAGCTGTCGGCCGCGCCCGGGGCGGGCGGCGAACCGATCCACGAGTGGCTGGAGCTGCGCCCGTTCCTGGGCGTGCACCCCACCGTCACGGAGTGA
- a CDS encoding RNA polymerase sigma factor encodes MDEALLRSLTPGVLGILVRRGADFAAAEDAVQDALVDAVRAWPADPPRDPKGWLVSVAWRRFLDATRSDAARRRREERVEEEPVPGPVAAADDTLQLYFLCAHPSLTPSSAVALTLRAVGGLTTRQIAQAYLVPEATMAQRVSRAKRTVSGVRLDRPGDVATVLRVLYLVFNEGYSGDVDLAAEAIRLTRQLAAAIDHPEVAGLLALMLLHHARRAARTAPDGSLVPLAEQDRSRWDTGAIAEGVAILQGALARDRLGEFQAQAAVAALHADAPTAGETDWVQIVEWYDELVGLTGNPVVRLNRAVAVGEADGPRAGLAALAELDDTLPRHTAVAAYLHERDGDPVTAARLYAEAARKAPNLAERDHLTRQAARLNAGRGG; translated from the coding sequence GTGGACGAGGCACTGCTCAGGAGCCTGACGCCGGGGGTGCTCGGGATCCTCGTCCGCCGCGGGGCGGACTTCGCGGCGGCCGAGGACGCCGTACAGGACGCGCTGGTCGACGCGGTCCGCGCCTGGCCGGCCGACCCGCCGCGGGACCCGAAGGGCTGGCTGGTCAGCGTGGCGTGGCGGCGGTTCCTCGACGCGACCCGGTCGGACGCGGCCCGCCGCCGGCGGGAGGAGCGCGTCGAGGAGGAGCCCGTACCGGGGCCGGTGGCCGCCGCGGACGACACGCTCCAGCTCTACTTCCTGTGCGCGCACCCGTCGCTGACGCCGTCGTCGGCGGTGGCGCTCACGCTGCGTGCCGTGGGCGGGCTGACCACCCGGCAGATCGCCCAGGCGTACCTGGTGCCCGAGGCGACCATGGCGCAGCGCGTCAGCCGGGCCAAGCGGACCGTCTCCGGGGTGCGCCTCGACCGGCCCGGCGACGTCGCGACCGTGCTGCGCGTCCTCTACCTGGTCTTCAACGAGGGGTACTCCGGGGACGTCGACCTCGCGGCCGAGGCCATCCGGCTCACCCGCCAGCTCGCGGCGGCGATCGACCACCCGGAGGTGGCGGGGCTGCTCGCGCTGATGCTGCTCCACCACGCCCGGCGCGCGGCCAGGACCGCGCCGGACGGCAGCCTCGTACCGCTGGCCGAGCAGGACCGGAGCCGGTGGGACACCGGGGCGATCGCCGAGGGGGTCGCGATCCTCCAGGGGGCGCTGGCCCGGGACCGGTTGGGCGAGTTCCAGGCGCAGGCCGCCGTCGCGGCGCTGCACGCGGACGCGCCGACCGCCGGGGAGACGGACTGGGTGCAGATCGTGGAGTGGTACGACGAGCTGGTCGGCCTGACCGGCAATCCGGTCGTCCGGCTCAACCGCGCGGTGGCGGTCGGCGAGGCGGACGGGCCGCGCGCCGGCCTGGCCGCGCTCGCGGAGCTGGACGACACGCTCCCCCGCCACACCGCGGTGGCCGCGTACCTGCACGAGCGGGACGGCGATCCGGTGACGGCGGCGCGGCTCTACGCGGAGGCGGCCCGGAAGGCCCCGAACCTCGCCGAACGCGACCACCTGACCCGTCAGGCGGCCCGCCTCAACGCGGGGCGCGGCGGCTGA
- a CDS encoding M24 family metallopeptidase, with translation MTVDTAGSGEARRVAGLVAAQEKAIALFAEVEARGLVAPGVGEREASDRVRDLANELFGTTRHWHKRIIRSGPNTLLPYRETPPDRVIGEDDIAFADFGPIFEEYEADFGRTYVFGGDPVKHRLRDDLPRIFDAGRAAFAADPHITGARLYAEVERLAAEAGWSVGIWHAGHLVGEFPHETNDGAKAESYITPENHHPLRRTDRAGRVCHWILELHLVDERRGFGGFYEQLLDLA, from the coding sequence ATGACGGTCGACACGGCGGGGTCCGGGGAGGCCCGGCGGGTGGCGGGTCTGGTCGCGGCGCAGGAGAAGGCGATCGCGCTGTTCGCCGAGGTGGAGGCGCGGGGCCTGGTCGCTCCCGGCGTCGGGGAACGCGAGGCGAGCGACCGCGTCAGGGACCTGGCGAACGAGCTGTTCGGCACGACGAGGCACTGGCACAAGCGGATCATCCGCTCGGGCCCCAACACCCTGCTCCCCTACCGGGAGACGCCGCCGGACCGCGTCATCGGCGAGGACGACATCGCCTTCGCCGACTTCGGCCCGATCTTCGAAGAGTACGAGGCGGACTTCGGCCGCACGTACGTGTTCGGCGGCGACCCGGTCAAGCACCGCCTCCGCGACGACCTGCCCCGGATCTTCGACGCCGGGCGCGCCGCCTTCGCCGCCGACCCGCACATCACCGGCGCCCGCCTGTACGCCGAGGTCGAGCGCCTGGCCGCCGAGGCGGGCTGGAGCGTCGGCATCTGGCACGCGGGTCACCTCGTCGGCGAGTTCCCGCACGAGACGAACGACGGCGCGAAGGCGGAGTCGTACATCACGCCGGAGAACCACCACCCGCTGCGCCGCACCGACCGCGCGGGGCGGGTCTGCCACTGGATCCTGGAGCTCCACCTCGTCGACGAGCGGCGCGGCTTCGGCGGCTTCTACGAACAGTTGCTGGACCTGGCGTGA
- a CDS encoding chaplin family protein, whose product MGVETRNTGTTVARAAVLGAVAGAALLPAGAAQANVVGVGNAAFGNTCANQGGARAAGATVAGSGLGSGNHVGLPLHLARNHCGNSGIVCTAIIPAAY is encoded by the coding sequence ATGGGCGTCGAGACACGGAACACGGGGACCACGGTCGCGCGGGCGGCGGTGCTGGGCGCGGTCGCCGGGGCGGCGTTACTCCCCGCCGGCGCCGCGCAGGCGAACGTGGTCGGGGTCGGGAACGCGGCGTTCGGCAACACCTGCGCCAACCAGGGCGGCGCCCGGGCGGCGGGCGCGACGGTGGCGGGGAGCGGCCTGGGCAGCGGCAACCACGTCGGGCTGCCGCTGCACCTCGCGCGCAACCACTGCGGCAACAGCGGCATCGTCTGCACCGCGATCATCCCGGCCGCGTACTGA
- a CDS encoding LysE family translocator produces the protein MTAALLGFALFALVVTVVPGPDLLLVLRNCLRGGRRAGAATALGAAAGSLVWAVAAAAGLAAALQRWDAAFLAVRLAGAAYLTALGVQALWSLRAGPAAGGGAPASPGPAEREETSVPHALRQGVVSCLLNPKVGIFFVAVAPQFLPEGHAVLTTTLLFGLVDAVVAACWLLLVAFCADRLLAALRRPRVARVLEGTAGGALVTLGALTAVEAARA, from the coding sequence GTGACCGCCGCCCTGCTGGGGTTCGCGCTGTTCGCGCTGGTGGTGACCGTCGTACCGGGACCCGACCTGCTGCTGGTGCTGCGCAACTGCCTGCGCGGCGGGCGCCGGGCCGGGGCGGCGACGGCGCTCGGCGCGGCGGCGGGTTCGCTGGTGTGGGCGGTGGCCGCGGCCGCGGGGCTGGCCGCCGCGCTCCAGCGGTGGGACGCGGCGTTCCTGGCCGTACGGCTGGCCGGGGCCGCGTACTTGACGGCGCTGGGCGTCCAGGCGCTGTGGTCCCTGCGCGCCGGTCCGGCCGCCGGTGGCGGCGCGCCCGCGTCACCGGGGCCGGCGGAACGGGAGGAGACCTCCGTACCGCACGCCCTGCGCCAGGGGGTGGTGAGCTGCCTGCTCAACCCGAAGGTCGGGATCTTCTTCGTGGCGGTGGCGCCGCAGTTCCTGCCCGAGGGGCACGCGGTGCTGACGACGACGTTGCTGTTCGGCCTCGTCGACGCGGTCGTCGCCGCTTGCTGGCTGCTGCTCGTGGCCTTCTGCGCGGACCGCCTCCTGGCCGCGCTGCGGCGTCCCCGCGTGGCCCGGGTGCTGGAGGGCACGGCGGGCGGGGCACTGGTGACGCTCGGCGCGCTCACCGCCGTCGAGGCCGCCCGCGCCTAG